The sequence below is a genomic window from Labeo rohita strain BAU-BD-2019 unplaced genomic scaffold, IGBB_LRoh.1.0 scaffold_553, whole genome shotgun sequence.
TTTATAAGGCTGCAATAATAAGGACCACTTACACATATTGATGCTTCATAGATTTGTTTattgaacatttaaacaaatactTATTTCTTATCTCATTGCAAAAATCACTTAACATTTGCAATTATGGAGTGGATCCATGGAAGATATGCTGAAATCTTTGTATAAACTTCAGGTCGTTCACGACTGTTGCATTCTTTTCCACCACCAAAGGAAGTGACACCGACTGCAGTGTCTCCACAAACCAAAGGACCTCCTGAATCCCCCTGTGAAGAAACACAGATCAACACATGACTGAGGTGATACTTCTCACTACTGATGATTTCAAAttgatattgtttttacatacaCTACAGCTTCCTCCATGGCCATAGACACACATCATCTCTGAggctgagtatttttttttccatttatttttgcattctgTGTTATTCATGATCTTCACATCTGCTTCCATGAGACGTTTGCTCTTTTTCCCTTTAAGACTCAGTCTTCCCCAGCCGGCGACACTGCAGACAGAATCAGGTTTGATGTCTCCCTCTTGTGTTGGTATGGAAATTATCTTGACAATCTCGTTTTGTTCGACTTCTTTCTCTAGCTGTAATACAATAACATTATCATTGTTAAAAGACAAGCTgactaatcatttaataatagtCATTTGGTCTACTGTTACCCTCAAAAGCATAATGTCGTTCTGCAAAGTGTGATCTTTTAAAGTCTGGATGCTTGTGGTAGGACTCACACCAATGCGGACAGACCCTTCACTCTTTGTTAGGTCATGCGCACCGATCACAGCTGTCAGTGTCTCATTTCTGTGTAAGAAAGTCTTATTAGTATAATGAACAATATCATCATTatagaagatttttttt
It includes:
- the LOC127161118 gene encoding duodenase-1-like — encoded protein: MTIISLLLLASLLPHLTFTAHVNVGIVNGTEAKPHSRPYMVSLQKDNRQHKCGGFLISDRFVMTAAHCRKKNETLTAVIGAHDLTKSEGSVRIGVSPTTSIQTLKDHTLQNDIMLLRLEKEVEQNEIVKIISIPTQEGDIKPDSVCSVAGWGRLSLKGKKSKRLMEADVKIMNNTECKNKWKKKYSASEMMCVYGHGGSCSGDSGGPLVCGDTAVGVTSFGGGKECNSRERPEVYTKISAYLPWIHSIIANVK